A single region of the Salarchaeum japonicum genome encodes:
- a CDS encoding ABC transporter substrate-binding protein: MDEKYRSRRAFLKDGSALAAAGLLAGCQSGDGTTTESTTETTTESTTEQTTTTTEDASYTVSMEPVGDVTFEEVPESWVPYTGDYADMGVALGQADGLAGIGVPSRYGTHHYAELDGVSVDTESLTTLYQDGTGKEIFYSVDADVHVIDPNFMMNRLQWSQGDVDEISSGVAPFFGNTIFTQVYDWHDYEYYSLYEAFEKLAELFQERERYEAFKAYHDEVVADVQSRIPEETPEIALLYPAGVPPDSFYPYLVGEGTASKQWRDLGVDDALANAGVTDAQAGGATVDYETLLDIDPDAIAVRLSGNISDAYFQENIVSHMEEDEVASRLTAVQDGRVFYGGLTYQGPIIHLFQLETAARGLFPDTFGEDEELFDRGRVSAIVNGEF, encoded by the coding sequence ATGGATGAGAAATATCGGAGTCGCCGGGCGTTCCTGAAGGACGGGAGCGCGCTCGCCGCGGCCGGCCTGCTCGCCGGCTGTCAGAGCGGCGACGGCACGACGACCGAATCGACGACGGAGACGACGACCGAATCGACGACCGAGCAGACCACGACGACGACCGAGGACGCGTCGTACACGGTGTCGATGGAGCCGGTGGGCGACGTGACGTTCGAGGAGGTCCCGGAGTCGTGGGTGCCGTACACGGGCGACTACGCGGACATGGGCGTGGCGCTCGGGCAGGCGGACGGCCTCGCGGGCATCGGCGTGCCCTCCCGGTACGGAACGCATCACTACGCCGAACTCGACGGCGTCTCCGTGGACACGGAGTCGCTCACCACGCTCTATCAGGACGGGACGGGCAAGGAGATATTCTACTCCGTGGACGCGGACGTGCACGTCATCGACCCGAACTTCATGATGAATCGCCTGCAGTGGAGTCAGGGCGACGTGGACGAGATTTCGAGCGGCGTCGCGCCGTTCTTTGGGAACACCATCTTCACGCAGGTGTACGACTGGCACGACTACGAGTACTACTCGCTGTACGAGGCGTTCGAGAAGCTCGCCGAGCTGTTCCAGGAGCGCGAGCGCTACGAGGCGTTCAAGGCCTACCACGACGAGGTCGTCGCGGACGTGCAGTCCCGCATCCCCGAGGAGACGCCCGAAATCGCGTTGCTCTACCCGGCGGGCGTTCCCCCGGACTCGTTCTACCCCTACCTCGTCGGTGAGGGGACGGCGTCGAAGCAGTGGCGCGACCTCGGCGTGGACGACGCGCTCGCGAACGCGGGCGTGACGGACGCGCAGGCGGGCGGCGCGACCGTGGACTACGAGACCCTGCTCGACATCGACCCGGACGCCATCGCGGTGCGGCTCTCCGGGAACATCTCGGACGCCTACTTCCAGGAGAACATCGTCTCCCACATGGAGGAGGACGAGGTGGCGAGCCGTCTCACCGCCGTTCAGGACGGCCGCGTGTTCTACGGCGGCCTCACCTACCAGGGCCCCATCATCCACTTGTTCCAGCTCGAAACCGCCGCGCGCGGCCTGTTCCCGGACACGTTCGGCGAGGACGAGGAGCTGTTCGACCGCGGGCGCGTCTCCGCCATCGTGAACGGTGAGTTCTGA
- a CDS encoding NAD(P)/FAD-dependent oxidoreductase — MNRDVVVVGGGPTGCSAGVFTARYGLDTVVFDRGNAALARAAFIENYPGFPAGIDTETLRDLLHDHAETAGADLVSDMVESVAEREDGFLVETQEGRRVETRYVVAAAWYDGGYLREMLGDEAFHEHEHDGETHEHFDPEYADPDGRVGVEGLYVAAPAGERNAQAIVAAGTGAHVARELIADHRANEGYPEGVREHYDWLRPDSEFAGDWGERERWREWYDDRTPDGADDDLREQYIDDAFATRRGPDEIAELRERAHDRLLEHIDDDRIRAYLDD, encoded by the coding sequence ATGAACCGGGACGTGGTCGTGGTCGGCGGCGGCCCGACCGGCTGTTCGGCGGGCGTGTTCACCGCGCGGTACGGCCTCGACACGGTGGTGTTCGACCGGGGGAACGCGGCGCTCGCGCGCGCGGCGTTCATCGAGAACTACCCCGGCTTCCCGGCGGGTATCGACACCGAAACGCTCCGCGACCTCCTGCACGACCACGCCGAGACCGCGGGCGCAGACCTCGTCTCCGACATGGTCGAGTCCGTCGCGGAGCGCGAGGACGGCTTCCTGGTGGAGACCCAGGAGGGCCGGCGCGTGGAGACCCGGTACGTGGTCGCGGCGGCGTGGTACGACGGCGGCTACCTCCGCGAGATGCTCGGTGACGAGGCGTTCCACGAGCACGAACACGACGGCGAGACCCACGAGCACTTCGACCCCGAGTACGCCGACCCGGACGGCCGCGTGGGCGTCGAGGGCCTGTACGTCGCGGCCCCCGCGGGCGAGCGGAACGCCCAGGCAATCGTCGCCGCGGGGACGGGCGCACACGTCGCGCGCGAACTCATCGCCGACCACCGCGCGAACGAGGGCTACCCGGAGGGCGTGCGCGAGCACTACGACTGGCTCCGCCCCGACTCCGAGTTCGCGGGCGACTGGGGCGAACGCGAGCGCTGGCGCGAGTGGTACGACGACCGCACGCCCGACGGTGCGGACGACGACCTGCGAGAGCAGTACATCGACGACGCGTTCGCCACCCGCCGCGGCCCGGACGAAATCGCGGAACTCCGGGAGCGCGCGCACGACCGACTCCTCGAACACATCGACGACGACCGCATCCGCGCGTACCTCGACGACTGA
- the dacZ gene encoding diadenylate cyclase DacZ: MSTLPGLATDLVDGVDALFLFSPSGSYYERATELEDTDVVVVAQENAVGADEFVELPLEFAEVTERVRFGIEGALDEGLVEDGELLACATSVFGDDIDTMSRVRADESAHSGIYDLFVNSRADPSVIRDVLDVVIELGRKGQKGKPVGALFVVGDAGKVMNKSRPLSYNPFEKSHVHVGDPIVNVMLKEFSRLDGAFVITDSGKIASAYRYLEPSAEGVDIPKGLGTRHMAAASITRDTNAVSVVLSESDGLVRAFKGGELVLELDPEAY, translated from the coding sequence ATGAGTACGCTCCCCGGTCTCGCGACCGACCTCGTGGACGGCGTCGACGCGCTCTTCCTGTTCTCGCCGAGCGGGTCGTACTACGAGCGCGCGACCGAACTGGAGGACACCGACGTGGTCGTCGTCGCGCAGGAGAACGCGGTCGGCGCGGACGAGTTCGTCGAACTCCCCCTGGAGTTCGCGGAGGTGACGGAGCGCGTGCGGTTCGGCATCGAGGGCGCGCTGGACGAAGGCCTCGTGGAGGACGGCGAACTGCTCGCGTGCGCGACGAGCGTGTTCGGGGACGACATCGACACGATGAGTCGCGTGCGGGCGGACGAGTCCGCGCACTCCGGCATCTACGACCTCTTCGTGAACTCGCGGGCCGACCCGAGCGTCATCCGGGACGTGCTGGACGTGGTCATCGAACTCGGCCGGAAGGGCCAGAAGGGCAAGCCCGTCGGCGCGCTGTTCGTCGTCGGGGACGCCGGGAAGGTGATGAACAAGAGCCGTCCCCTGAGCTACAATCCGTTCGAGAAGAGTCACGTGCACGTCGGCGACCCCATCGTGAACGTGATGCTGAAGGAGTTTTCGCGGTTGGACGGCGCGTTCGTCATCACGGACTCGGGGAAGATCGCGTCCGCGTACCGCTACCTCGAACCGAGCGCGGAGGGCGTGGACATCCCGAAGGGCCTCGGCACCCGCCACATGGCCGCGGCGTCCATCACGCGCGACACGAACGCCGTCTCCGTCGTGCTCTCGGAGAGCGACGGGCTCGTCCGCGCGTTCAAGGGCGGTGAGCTGGTTCTCGAACTCGACCCGGAGGCGTACTGA
- a CDS encoding mechanosensitive ion channel domain-containing protein: MDVSQFVAENYDYILAAVIVALGFATGVVARRMNERVMDALGVGDAVEGTSVERTARNFGTTTTAFVARVSGWVIYGVAIVLALRVVNPLLAAALWVQVTGYLPNVAIALVVLVVGLVAGDKAELAVSERLRGVKLPEIGVIPVAARYSVVFVAALVALSQLGVATTALVVAFAAYLAAAVVLTVVATRDLLAAGAAGLYLLLTEPYGIGDTIRVEDMEGFVQEVDVFVTRIEDDGTEYVIPNHLVMRSGVVRVID, encoded by the coding sequence ATGGACGTATCCCAGTTCGTCGCGGAGAACTACGACTACATCCTCGCCGCCGTCATCGTCGCGCTCGGGTTCGCGACCGGCGTGGTCGCGCGCCGGATGAACGAGCGCGTGATGGACGCGCTCGGCGTCGGGGACGCCGTCGAGGGGACGAGCGTCGAGCGCACCGCGCGGAACTTCGGGACGACGACGACGGCGTTCGTCGCCCGGGTCTCCGGCTGGGTCATCTACGGCGTCGCCATCGTGCTCGCGCTCCGCGTCGTCAACCCCCTGCTCGCGGCGGCGCTCTGGGTGCAGGTGACGGGGTACCTCCCGAACGTCGCCATCGCGCTCGTCGTGCTCGTCGTCGGTCTCGTCGCGGGCGACAAGGCAGAACTCGCGGTGAGCGAACGCCTCCGCGGCGTCAAACTCCCCGAAATCGGCGTGATTCCCGTCGCCGCCCGGTACAGCGTCGTGTTCGTCGCCGCGCTCGTCGCGCTCAGCCAGCTCGGCGTCGCGACGACGGCGCTCGTCGTCGCGTTCGCCGCCTACCTCGCCGCCGCCGTCGTCCTCACCGTCGTCGCCACCCGCGACCTGCTCGCGGCGGGCGCGGCCGGCCTCTACCTCCTGCTCACCGAACCCTACGGCATCGGGGACACGATTCGCGTCGAGGACATGGAGGGGTTCGTGCAGGAAGTGGACGTGTTCGTCACGCGCATCGAGGACGACGGGACGGAGTACGTCATCCCGAACCACCTCGTGATGCGCTCGGGCGTCGTTCGCGTCATCGACTAA
- a CDS encoding acyltransferase encodes MTERRHDRLDRHPTVGPRNSLRHWPDAVHPLRVALNYVVVVLARITPSMRLKNWLYTTLLGMTVEPGAAWGLEATPDVFWPHLITVEADAIVGYDATVLCHEFLQDEYRTGEVVIGERAMIGAGAVVLPGVEIGADAQVAANSLVAEDVPDGATVAGVPADVVD; translated from the coding sequence GTGACCGAGCGACGCCACGACCGCCTCGACCGCCACCCGACGGTCGGCCCCCGGAACTCCCTCCGCCACTGGCCGGACGCCGTCCACCCGCTCCGGGTGGCGCTCAACTACGTCGTCGTCGTGCTCGCGCGCATCACGCCGAGCATGCGACTGAAGAACTGGCTCTACACGACGCTCCTCGGGATGACGGTCGAACCCGGCGCGGCCTGGGGGCTGGAGGCGACCCCGGACGTGTTCTGGCCGCACCTCATCACCGTGGAGGCGGACGCCATCGTCGGATACGACGCGACGGTGCTCTGCCACGAGTTCCTCCAGGACGAGTACCGCACGGGCGAGGTCGTCATCGGCGAGCGCGCGATGATAGGGGCGGGCGCGGTCGTCCTCCCCGGGGTCGAAATCGGCGCGGACGCGCAGGTCGCGGCGAACAGCCTCGTCGCGGAGGACGTGCCCGACGGAGCGACGGTCGCTGGCGTCCCCGCGGACGTCGTGGATTAG
- a CDS encoding TrmB family transcriptional regulator translates to MSQRQIPNEVESARGKLVYLYLRTEGTASLTDLQGALGLSQLTLLTVLRSLRDTGHVRRTNEGFATVSRPA, encoded by the coding sequence ATGAGTCAACGACAGATACCGAACGAGGTGGAGTCGGCGCGCGGAAAACTCGTCTACCTCTACCTCAGAACGGAAGGAACCGCGTCGCTCACAGACCTCCAGGGCGCGCTCGGCCTCTCACAGCTCACGCTCCTCACCGTCCTGCGGTCGCTCCGCGACACCGGACACGTCCGGCGGACGAACGAGGGGTTCGCTACGGTTTCGCGACCGGCGTGA
- a CDS encoding HEWD family protein — MVEIRTPDERSCLRCGRREVWDEDAGAWQVGDDEVGDVYCIHDWDVTGEFTPVAKP, encoded by the coding sequence ATGGTCGAAATCAGGACGCCCGACGAGCGGTCGTGTCTCCGCTGCGGGCGACGCGAAGTGTGGGACGAGGACGCCGGCGCGTGGCAGGTCGGCGACGACGAGGTCGGGGACGTGTACTGCATCCACGACTGGGACGTGACGGGCGAGTTCACGCCGGTCGCGAAACCGTAG
- a CDS encoding ATP-dependent DNA helicase: MSESAWESVFGFEEPYANQADAIETAIDVGKRRGFLAMEGPCGTGKTMAALTAGATLVRETSRFERVLVVTPVKQQLQQFVDDLRTMNAGLDEPMNGVSLVGKRDLCPYGREDVFPRDASTHERCDDLRENTAALVEGGEGKTRGTPTGEATAALRPEDALEDAWWDAGTARRLARAARHDDPETLSGALSTAGAASPYVRHQPSAPDEVSDEDTLYCPFEADWYGREKGSPLGFDAGENHVVTVDELLPEAVEYGTCPHRAQSVLLEHADVIVGNYNHLFDPGTRPLLDGLLDEGTFVVVDEAHRMEERVRDLLSDRIGRHTLVRARNDFQTLLQYARQSHENEREFDQKLADYGATLDAVEDAKNLVDDVVGWLDDRVESHLSSEYGTLAPDRLPERDLEIPLRDPEADEVDDLTEWAEDAGYTGGLWRSLGEVGSAVEAVLNEGDNDRQCVCTSVGVLLSAWWERDHVSFFREIELEHAPADAGSVSRTYEEAYTPALVTFNCMPGDQIRGVLEEVGGGVLMSATLEPIDVFREVVGLDALESGDDRPVVERTYDMVFPESNRASFVVDAAPFTRSNRGEPGEATRTRDQYEYVLRTVARSPGNVLVCMPNYREAAWAGEYLADAVEKDVLVDSSSSNEATDDLKAEFFAGPGKVLVTSTRGTLTEGVDYDGEKLAACLVVGIPLVNIGSPRVRAVRHAYGEAFGEERAFEYALTVPAVRRSRQAIGRVIRGRDEVGVRVLAGRRYVEGARHSVHEYLSPEERAEFVRMTPEFLGDQLDTFWRDHK; this comes from the coding sequence ATGAGTGAGTCCGCCTGGGAGTCCGTGTTCGGGTTCGAGGAGCCGTACGCGAACCAGGCGGACGCGATAGAGACCGCAATCGATGTCGGGAAGCGCCGCGGATTTCTCGCGATGGAAGGCCCCTGTGGAACGGGGAAGACGATGGCGGCGTTGACCGCGGGCGCGACGCTCGTCCGGGAGACGAGTCGGTTCGAGCGCGTGCTCGTCGTCACCCCCGTGAAGCAGCAACTCCAGCAGTTCGTGGACGACCTCCGCACGATGAACGCCGGCCTCGACGAGCCGATGAACGGTGTGTCGCTCGTCGGGAAGCGCGACCTGTGTCCGTACGGCCGCGAGGACGTGTTCCCGCGGGACGCGAGCACGCACGAGCGCTGCGACGACCTCCGGGAGAACACGGCGGCGCTCGTGGAGGGCGGCGAGGGGAAGACGCGCGGCACGCCGACGGGCGAGGCGACGGCGGCGCTCCGGCCCGAGGACGCGCTGGAGGACGCGTGGTGGGACGCCGGGACGGCGCGCCGGCTCGCGCGGGCGGCGCGCCACGACGACCCGGAGACGCTCTCCGGCGCGCTCTCCACGGCGGGCGCGGCGTCGCCGTACGTCCGCCACCAGCCGAGCGCGCCCGACGAGGTGAGCGACGAGGACACGCTCTACTGTCCGTTCGAGGCGGACTGGTACGGCCGCGAGAAGGGGTCGCCGCTCGGGTTCGACGCCGGCGAGAACCACGTCGTCACGGTGGACGAACTCCTCCCGGAGGCAGTCGAGTACGGGACGTGCCCGCACCGCGCGCAGTCAGTCCTGCTCGAACACGCCGACGTTATCGTGGGGAACTACAACCACCTCTTCGACCCCGGGACGCGCCCGCTCCTCGACGGCCTGCTGGACGAGGGAACGTTCGTGGTGGTGGACGAAGCCCATCGGATGGAGGAGCGCGTGCGCGACCTCCTGAGCGACCGCATCGGCCGACACACGCTCGTCCGCGCGCGAAACGACTTCCAGACGCTCCTCCAGTACGCCCGGCAGAGCCACGAGAACGAGCGCGAGTTCGACCAGAAGCTCGCGGACTACGGCGCGACCCTGGACGCCGTCGAGGACGCGAAGAACCTCGTGGACGACGTGGTCGGCTGGCTGGACGACCGCGTCGAATCACACCTGAGTAGCGAGTACGGGACGCTCGCGCCCGACCGGCTTCCCGAGCGCGACCTCGAAATCCCGCTGCGCGACCCCGAGGCCGACGAGGTGGACGACCTCACCGAGTGGGCGGAGGACGCGGGGTACACGGGCGGACTGTGGCGGTCGCTCGGCGAAGTCGGGTCGGCAGTCGAGGCCGTCCTGAACGAGGGCGACAACGACCGGCAGTGCGTCTGCACGAGCGTCGGCGTCCTCCTGAGCGCGTGGTGGGAGCGCGACCACGTCTCCTTCTTCCGCGAGATAGAACTCGAACACGCGCCCGCGGACGCGGGGTCGGTCTCCCGGACGTACGAGGAGGCGTACACGCCCGCGCTCGTGACGTTCAACTGCATGCCCGGCGACCAGATTCGGGGCGTGCTCGAAGAGGTCGGCGGTGGCGTGCTGATGAGCGCGACCCTCGAACCCATCGACGTGTTCCGCGAGGTCGTCGGCCTCGACGCCCTGGAGAGCGGCGACGACCGGCCGGTGGTCGAGCGCACGTACGACATGGTGTTCCCGGAGTCGAACCGCGCGAGTTTCGTCGTGGACGCCGCGCCGTTCACGCGCTCGAACCGCGGCGAACCCGGGGAGGCGACGCGGACGCGCGACCAGTACGAGTACGTCCTCCGCACCGTCGCGCGAAGCCCGGGGAACGTTCTGGTGTGTATGCCGAACTACCGGGAGGCGGCGTGGGCGGGCGAGTACCTCGCGGACGCGGTGGAGAAGGACGTGCTCGTGGATTCGAGTTCGTCGAACGAGGCGACGGACGACCTGAAGGCAGAGTTCTTCGCCGGCCCGGGGAAGGTGCTCGTCACGAGCACGCGGGGGACGCTGACCGAAGGCGTGGACTACGACGGCGAGAAACTCGCGGCGTGCCTGGTGGTGGGGATTCCGCTCGTGAACATCGGGTCGCCGCGCGTCCGCGCGGTTCGGCACGCGTACGGCGAGGCGTTCGGGGAGGAGCGGGCGTTCGAGTACGCGCTCACGGTGCCCGCGGTTCGGCGCTCCCGACAGGCCATCGGTCGCGTCATCCGCGGACGCGACGAGGTCGGGGTGCGCGTGCTCGCGGGCCGCCGGTACGTCGAGGGCGCGCGCCACTCCGTCCACGAGTACCTCTCGCCGGAAGAGCGCGCGGAGTTCGTGCGGATGACACCGGAGTTCCTCGGCGACCAACTCGACACGTTCTGGCGCGACCACAAGTAA
- a CDS encoding DUF5784 family protein, giving the protein MARPLRFRYSGERWSDRRVRRDLLGPLDDNIGATARSPRFSPPPEYRARRFEMANGDLAVFAWHADDSGAYWLGNTETPSALWRTDKRDFEDAPYPIARWAQREFLDTLLAEEPWLEPYRYLAWFFLPVLCSKDGRETTRAFFREHAAGFRDADRDDALAFYDDFLKTGVFEDERHEMAAKLGTSAEFDLVRMSATMSEFNVAYVLTEAGYDLTPEIEVSTGHSLDFRADDPAGNGVLVEVTRPNPPSRRAADSPIAAVKETVDTKTRGQLQEHGGGAVLFVDCSSFREGDWRRILDDRPDVGHRPAVVFRLRPDGALSGYAKGRVPLDVDFVLESATS; this is encoded by the coding sequence GTGGCTCGGCCGCTTCGATTCAGGTACTCCGGCGAGCGATGGAGCGACCGGCGGGTGCGTCGCGACTTGCTCGGCCCGCTCGACGACAACATCGGCGCGACCGCTCGCAGTCCCCGGTTCAGTCCGCCGCCCGAGTACCGCGCGCGGCGCTTCGAGATGGCGAACGGCGACCTCGCGGTGTTCGCGTGGCACGCCGATGACTCGGGCGCGTACTGGCTCGGGAACACGGAGACGCCGAGCGCGCTCTGGCGCACCGACAAGCGCGACTTCGAGGACGCGCCCTATCCGATTGCTCGATGGGCGCAACGCGAGTTCCTCGACACTCTCCTGGCGGAGGAACCGTGGCTCGAACCCTATCGGTACCTCGCGTGGTTCTTCCTGCCCGTCCTGTGCTCGAAGGACGGCCGGGAGACGACGCGGGCGTTCTTCCGCGAGCACGCCGCGGGGTTCCGGGACGCCGACCGGGACGACGCGCTCGCGTTCTACGACGACTTCCTCAAGACGGGCGTGTTCGAGGACGAGCGCCACGAGATGGCGGCGAAACTCGGGACGAGCGCGGAGTTCGACCTGGTGCGGATGAGCGCGACGATGAGCGAGTTCAACGTCGCGTACGTCCTCACTGAGGCGGGCTACGACCTCACCCCGGAAATCGAGGTGTCCACGGGGCACTCGCTCGACTTCCGCGCGGACGACCCCGCGGGGAACGGCGTGCTGGTGGAGGTGACGCGGCCGAACCCGCCGTCGCGGCGCGCGGCCGATTCGCCGATAGCGGCCGTGAAGGAGACGGTGGACACGAAGACCCGGGGGCAGCTCCAGGAGCACGGCGGCGGCGCGGTGCTGTTCGTGGACTGTTCGAGTTTCCGCGAGGGCGACTGGCGGCGGATACTCGACGACCGCCCGGACGTGGGGCATCGGCCGGCGGTCGTGTTCCGCCTGCGGCCGGACGGAGCGCTCTCCGGGTACGCGAAGGGCCGCGTTCCGCTCGACGTGGACTTCGTGCTGGAATCCGCGACTTCTTAG
- a CDS encoding aldo/keto reductase translates to MDDSLSPGLGTSGNDEFAQCAASVETALELGYRHIDTAQMYDNEAAVGEGVANADVDREDVFVATKIHPDNLAPEDVRSTFAESLDRLGTDYADLLYVHWPMGAYDAEATLPVFDDLYEDGRVENVGVSNFSPDLLAEAVELLDAPVLANQFECHPFLQQEAWRAACEEHGVTPVAYCPIAQGEVVGHPVLESVADDHDATAAQVSLAWLDAKGVVPIPKATGDPHLRENWHARDLDLADGEVARIDDIEREERLIDPDAAPWNR, encoded by the coding sequence ATGGACGACTCACTGAGTCCGGGACTGGGAACGTCGGGGAACGACGAGTTCGCGCAGTGCGCCGCGTCGGTGGAGACGGCGCTCGAACTCGGCTACCGACATATCGACACGGCGCAGATGTACGACAACGAGGCCGCCGTGGGCGAGGGCGTCGCGAACGCGGACGTAGACCGCGAGGACGTGTTCGTCGCGACGAAAATCCATCCGGACAACCTCGCGCCAGAGGACGTGCGTTCGACGTTCGCGGAGAGCCTCGACCGGCTCGGCACGGACTACGCGGACTTGCTGTACGTGCACTGGCCGATGGGCGCGTACGACGCCGAAGCGACCCTTCCCGTGTTCGACGACCTGTACGAGGACGGCCGCGTGGAGAACGTCGGCGTGTCGAACTTCTCGCCCGACCTGCTCGCGGAGGCGGTGGAACTGCTGGACGCGCCCGTGCTGGCGAACCAGTTCGAGTGTCATCCGTTCCTCCAGCAGGAGGCGTGGCGGGCGGCCTGCGAGGAGCACGGGGTGACGCCGGTCGCGTACTGCCCCATCGCGCAGGGCGAGGTCGTCGGGCATCCGGTGCTCGAATCCGTCGCGGACGACCACGACGCGACCGCCGCACAGGTGTCGCTGGCGTGGCTGGACGCGAAGGGCGTCGTTCCGATTCCGAAGGCGACGGGCGACCCCCACCTCCGGGAGAACTGGCACGCCCGCGACCTCGACCTCGCCGACGGGGAGGTCGCGCGCATCGACGACATCGAGCGCGAAGAACGCCTCATCGACCCCGACGCGGCCCCGTGGAATCGGTAG
- a CDS encoding DUF4177 domain-containing protein: MPREWEYETLRPPRGATQKEAEDPKEALNELGAEGWELVDTIDYADGGTKFLVLKRPVER; encoded by the coding sequence ATGCCACGGGAGTGGGAGTACGAGACCCTGCGGCCGCCCCGCGGAGCGACGCAGAAGGAAGCAGAAGACCCGAAGGAGGCGTTGAACGAACTCGGCGCGGAGGGCTGGGAGCTCGTGGACACCATCGACTACGCGGACGGCGGGACGAAGTTCCTCGTGCTCAAGCGCCCGGTGGAGCGATGA
- a CDS encoding GNAT family N-acetyltransferase → MTAIEAATTDDLDALVEQWAALVEGQRRHGTHLLAAENRAAARGVLGQRIAADQLRVARDDDILGFATFYLEDGLYDQDATRGIVENVYVEPPHRNQGIGSRLLDAAETELEARGADTLAIAVMADNDAARALYESRGYAPHRVILEKPAENDTHTNPES, encoded by the coding sequence GTGACCGCGATAGAGGCGGCGACGACCGACGACTTGGACGCCCTCGTCGAACAGTGGGCGGCGCTCGTCGAAGGCCAGCGACGCCACGGAACCCACCTGCTCGCCGCCGAGAACCGCGCCGCCGCCCGCGGCGTGCTCGGCCAGCGAATCGCCGCCGACCAGCTCCGCGTCGCCCGCGACGACGACATTCTCGGATTCGCGACCTTCTACCTCGAAGACGGCCTCTACGACCAGGACGCCACCCGCGGCATCGTCGAGAACGTCTACGTCGAACCCCCGCACCGAAACCAGGGTATCGGCTCCAGACTCCTCGACGCCGCCGAAACCGAACTCGAAGCCAGGGGGGCGGACACGCTTGCCATCGCCGTGATGGCGGACAACGACGCCGCCCGCGCCCTCTACGAGTCCCGGGGATACGCGCCCCACCGCGTCATCCTCGAAAAACCGGCGGAAAACGATACCCACACAAACCCCGAGAGCTAA
- a CDS encoding phosphoglycerate kinase, with the protein MAIRTLDDLDAAGTTVGVRVDINSPLANDRSLADDARLRAHVETLDELLDRGARVAVLAHQGRPGGDEFARLEPHADRLDELLSGPVSYCDATFTVGARDAVEALDDGEAVLLENTRFYSEEYMEFDPERASETFLVERLSSVLDAYVNDAFAAAHRSQPSLVGFPSVLDAYAGRVMEAELDVLGNVNDQPDPRVDIVGGAKVADSIDVVRHVLEHDLATEVLTTGVVANVFMLAASVDIGDASAAFVREEGYWDQVERAATLLDGHRDRIRLPLDVAVERDGERTEIAQDALPPREDESVLDIGHDTIEAYSEVVADAGTVVLNGPAGVFEDDTFAAGTRELFTAVAESDAYSVVGGGDSAAAIRRFGIEGFDHVSTGGGAALRMLTGEPLPAVDALDQ; encoded by the coding sequence ATGGCGATTCGGACTCTCGACGACCTCGACGCCGCCGGGACGACAGTCGGCGTGCGCGTCGACATCAACAGCCCGCTCGCGAACGACCGCTCGCTCGCGGACGACGCCCGCCTGCGCGCGCACGTCGAGACGCTCGACGAACTCCTCGACCGCGGCGCGCGCGTCGCCGTGCTCGCCCACCAGGGCCGTCCGGGCGGCGACGAGTTCGCCCGCCTCGAACCCCACGCCGACCGCCTCGACGAACTGCTCTCGGGGCCGGTGTCGTACTGCGACGCCACCTTCACGGTCGGCGCGCGCGACGCCGTCGAGGCGCTCGACGACGGCGAGGCCGTCCTCCTCGAAAACACGCGGTTCTACAGCGAGGAGTACATGGAGTTCGACCCCGAGCGAGCGAGCGAGACGTTCCTCGTCGAACGCCTCTCGTCCGTACTCGACGCGTACGTGAACGACGCGTTCGCGGCCGCGCACCGCAGTCAGCCGAGCCTCGTCGGGTTCCCGTCCGTGCTCGACGCGTACGCGGGCCGCGTGATGGAGGCGGAACTCGACGTGCTCGGGAACGTGAACGACCAGCCAGACCCCCGCGTGGACATCGTCGGCGGTGCGAAGGTCGCGGACTCCATCGACGTGGTGCGCCACGTCCTCGAACACGACCTCGCGACCGAAGTCCTCACGACGGGCGTCGTCGCGAACGTCTTCATGCTCGCCGCGAGCGTGGACATCGGCGATGCGAGCGCGGCGTTCGTCCGCGAGGAGGGCTACTGGGACCAGGTGGAGCGCGCCGCCACCCTCCTCGACGGCCACCGCGACCGCATCCGCCTCCCGCTCGACGTGGCGGTCGAGCGCGACGGCGAGCGCACCGAAATCGCGCAGGACGCCCTCCCGCCCCGCGAGGACGAGTCCGTGCTCGACATCGGCCACGACACCATCGAAGCCTACTCGGAGGTCGTCGCCGACGCGGGGACGGTCGTGCTGAACGGGCCCGCGGGCGTGTTCGAGGACGACACGTTCGCCGCGGGGACGCGCGAACTGTTCACCGCGGTCGCGGAGTCGGACGCGTACAGCGTCGTCGGCGGCGGTGACAGCGCGGCCGCGATTCGACGGTTCGGCATCGAGGGCTTCGACCACGTCAGCACGGGCGGCGGCGCGGCGCTCCGCATGCTCACCGGCGAACCCCTGCCCGCGGTGGACGCGCTCGACCAGTGA